The following are encoded together in the Flavobacteriales bacterium genome:
- a CDS encoding amino acid dehydrogenase: MKELLRKYEETDPEIIFEWNDRETEARGWVVINSLRGGAAGGGTRMRKGLDKNEVVSLAKTMEIKFTVSGPAIGGAKSGIDFDPSDPRKKGVLERWYKAVSPILKNYYGTGGDMNVDEIHEVIPITESFGIWHPQEGIVNGHFNPTEAEKIRKIGQLRNGVSKVLEDPNYCPDGPTKYRVADMITGFGVSESVKHFYSIFRNESLEGKRVIVQGWGNVASAAAMELAHAGARIVGVIDKDGGLISESGFGLEEVKNLFINHKKGNKLEVDSMLSFDEVNSRIWDVNADVFIPAAASRLVTADQLNRLVKAGLKTISSGANVPFADKEIFYGPIMSQADDQLSLIPDFIANCGMARAFAFLMTYEDKDLTDDAIFSDTSKTIYKALKKVHEKNSSLLNVSNTAFQLALEELLEHHPQQEIH, translated from the coding sequence TTGAAAGAGCTTCTTAGAAAATACGAGGAGACCGACCCCGAGATCATTTTTGAATGGAATGACCGCGAGACCGAAGCACGCGGATGGGTTGTCATCAACTCGCTGCGTGGTGGAGCTGCAGGTGGCGGCACGCGCATGCGGAAAGGGCTCGATAAGAACGAGGTTGTTTCGTTGGCCAAGACCATGGAGATCAAGTTCACGGTGAGTGGACCTGCCATCGGTGGTGCCAAATCTGGTATCGATTTCGACCCAAGCGACCCGCGCAAAAAAGGCGTTCTGGAACGGTGGTACAAAGCCGTTTCACCCATTCTAAAGAACTACTACGGAACGGGTGGAGACATGAATGTGGATGAGATCCATGAAGTGATTCCGATCACAGAGAGTTTCGGCATCTGGCATCCACAGGAAGGCATTGTGAACGGGCATTTCAATCCTACCGAAGCAGAGAAGATCCGTAAGATCGGGCAGCTGCGAAATGGTGTTTCCAAGGTTTTGGAAGACCCGAATTACTGTCCTGATGGACCCACGAAATACCGCGTGGCGGATATGATCACTGGTTTCGGTGTGAGCGAATCTGTGAAGCACTTCTACTCCATTTTCCGCAACGAATCGTTGGAGGGAAAGCGCGTGATCGTGCAGGGTTGGGGAAATGTTGCATCGGCCGCGGCCATGGAATTGGCACATGCTGGTGCGCGCATCGTTGGAGTCATTGACAAGGATGGTGGCCTGATCAGCGAATCGGGCTTCGGGTTGGAAGAGGTCAAGAATCTCTTCATCAACCATAAAAAAGGCAATAAACTGGAAGTTGATAGCATGCTGAGTTTCGATGAGGTGAACAGCCGCATTTGGGACGTGAATGCCGATGTTTTCATTCCAGCAGCAGCTTCGCGATTGGTAACTGCCGACCAGCTGAACCGCCTTGTAAAGGCGGGTCTGAAAACCATTTCGAGCGGAGCCAATGTTCCGTTTGCGGATAAGGAGATCTTCTACGGCCCGATCATGAGTCAGGCAGATGATCAACTGAGCCTCATCCCCGATTTTATTGCCAACTGCGGTATGGCGCGGGCGTTTGCATTCCTGATGACCTACGAAGACAAGGATCTGACGGACGATGCCATCTTCAGCGATACATCGAAAACCATTTACAAGGCACTTAAAAAGGTGCACGAAAAGAATTCATCACTCCTTAACGTGAGCAATACTGCCTTTCAGTTGGCGCTGGAGGAGTTGCTCGAACATCATCCACAACAAGAAATACACTAA
- a CDS encoding acyl-CoA dehydrogenase → MKFELTEEQLMIQKAARDFAQSELLPGVIERDAKMEFPHEQVKKMGELGFLGLMVDPKYGGSGMDTISYVLAMEELSKIDNSASVCMSVCNSLVNWGLEKYGTEEQKQKYLVPLATGQKLGAFALSEPEAGSDATSQRTTAIDMGDHYLLNGTKNWITNGGNASTYLVIAQTDADKGHRGINVLIVEKGMEGFTVGPKEDKLGIRASDTHSLMFQDVKVPKENRIGEDGFGFKFAMMTLSGGRIGIAAQALGIAQGAYELALAYSKERKAFGKTINQHQAIQFKLADMATEIEAARMLIYKSAWQKDQGLNYDLSSSMAKLYASKVAMETTIEAVQVHGGYGYVKEYHVERLMRDAKITQIYEGTSEVQKIVISRAVTKD, encoded by the coding sequence ATGAAATTTGAGTTGACAGAAGAGCAATTGATGATACAGAAGGCCGCTCGCGATTTTGCGCAGAGCGAACTGTTGCCAGGTGTTATTGAGCGCGATGCGAAGATGGAATTCCCGCACGAGCAGGTGAAAAAAATGGGCGAACTCGGTTTCCTTGGTTTGATGGTTGACCCGAAGTATGGCGGCAGCGGCATGGACACCATTTCGTATGTGTTGGCCATGGAGGAGCTTTCGAAGATCGACAATTCGGCTTCGGTCTGTATGAGTGTTTGCAACTCGTTGGTGAATTGGGGATTGGAGAAATACGGGACCGAAGAGCAGAAACAGAAATATCTCGTTCCGTTGGCGACAGGCCAAAAACTTGGAGCATTTGCGCTTTCTGAGCCAGAGGCTGGTTCAGATGCAACTTCGCAGCGCACCACGGCCATTGATATGGGCGACCATTATCTATTGAACGGCACCAAGAACTGGATCACAAACGGTGGAAATGCTTCAACTTACTTGGTGATCGCGCAGACGGATGCGGACAAAGGTCACCGAGGAATCAACGTTCTTATCGTAGAAAAGGGAATGGAAGGATTTACGGTTGGACCGAAAGAGGATAAACTCGGAATCCGTGCTTCTGACACGCACTCGTTGATGTTTCAAGATGTGAAAGTGCCGAAGGAAAACAGAATCGGTGAAGACGGCTTCGGGTTCAAATTCGCCATGATGACACTTTCGGGTGGACGAATCGGTATTGCTGCACAGGCACTTGGAATTGCGCAAGGTGCGTATGAGCTGGCATTGGCGTATTCAAAAGAGCGCAAAGCGTTCGGGAAGACCATCAATCAGCATCAGGCCATTCAGTTCAAGTTGGCAGATATGGCCACCGAGATTGAAGCCGCGAGGATGTTAATCTATAAATCAGCTTGGCAGAAAGACCAAGGTTTGAACTACGACCTTTCAAGTTCTATGGCAAAACTCTACGCTTCTAAAGTGGCGATGGAAACCACCATTGAGGCAGTTCAGGTTCATGGTGGTTACGGCTACGTGAAAGAATACCACGTTGAGCGTTTGATGCGCGATGCAAAGATCACGCAGATCTACGAAGGAACTTCTGAGGTTCAGAAGATTGTGATTTCAAGAGCTGTTACGAAAGACTAA
- a CDS encoding energy transducer TonB codes for MTDQEKKNKRKGLITSLTIHALLLLAFAFLGMTYVYPPPEEGMMINFGNTETGLGTVESDPAPPSETVEEVVEEVVQPQSVAETSEPQVEEEVVTQESEEAIALRKQKEAQERAEAEKRKLEEQKRIAEEQKRAEEERIRQEQIAKSKALFEKAQAGKGTGGGEGNTKPGGNQGSLDGTPGAPHGLGGSGNGMSFSLGGRSMVSAPKITDTSQKEGKVVVEIIVDKYGKVVKATPGARGSTTTDRHLEKLATEAAYNTKFNSNPDAPIQQVGTMTFVFILE; via the coding sequence ATGACCGATCAGGAAAAGAAAAATAAACGCAAGGGACTGATCACGTCCTTGACCATTCACGCGTTGCTGCTGCTGGCATTCGCGTTTTTGGGCATGACGTACGTATATCCACCACCCGAAGAAGGCATGATGATCAACTTCGGAAATACGGAAACGGGTTTGGGAACGGTTGAAAGCGACCCTGCCCCACCAAGCGAAACGGTTGAAGAAGTGGTGGAAGAGGTGGTTCAGCCGCAATCGGTTGCTGAAACTTCGGAACCACAGGTTGAAGAAGAAGTAGTAACCCAGGAAAGCGAAGAGGCCATTGCCTTGCGCAAGCAGAAAGAAGCGCAGGAACGTGCAGAAGCTGAAAAGCGAAAATTGGAGGAGCAAAAGCGCATCGCGGAAGAACAGAAACGTGCCGAGGAAGAGCGCATCCGTCAAGAGCAAATCGCCAAAAGCAAAGCGTTGTTTGAGAAAGCGCAGGCTGGAAAAGGAACTGGCGGTGGCGAAGGCAACACGAAGCCTGGCGGTAATCAGGGAAGTTTGGATGGAACACCTGGCGCACCGCACGGCTTGGGTGGAAGCGGCAACGGCATGTCATTCAGTTTGGGTGGAAGAAGCATGGTCTCGGCACCAAAGATCACCGATACCTCGCAGAAAGAAGGAAAGGTTGTGGTGGAGATCATAGTAGATAAATACGGCAAAGTGGTGAAGGCTACGCCAGGCGCTCGCGGTTCTACAACCACCGACCGCCACTTGGAGAAACTGGCTACCGAAGCCGCCTATAACACGAAGTTCAATTCCAATCCTGATGCGCCTATTCAGCAGGTTGGCACCATGACCTTTGTATTCATTTTGGAGTGA
- a CDS encoding bifunctional folylpolyglutamate synthase/dihydrofolate synthase: protein MNYQETLNYLFSQLPMYQRQGAPAFKKDLTNTLALCELLDNPQQKFKSIHVAGTNGKGSVSHMLASVFQAAGYRVGLYTSPHLKDFRERIKINGEMISEQSVIDFVEKYKADFERIKPSFFEMTVALAFDHFAKNEVDIAIIEVGLGGRLDSTNVITPELSVITNIGYDHQQFLGETLPEIAGEKAGIIKPNVPVVIGEFQQEVAEVFEGKARQTNSRLRFANREWEIRKQILEDDQLEMHLRHYDGMELEVVSELSGPHQAKNLITALEVVRTLSDAGWNVTREHFKKGINSVVKQTGLRGRWQVLQRNPLVIADTAHNREGLEPNLKRLLSNRKPDQLHFVWGMVNDKDVSKTLVMLPKEATYYFCKPDVPRGLDVVILSEKATELGLKHTSYSTVQEALESAKSKAKTEDIIYVGGSTFVVAEVV, encoded by the coding sequence GTGAACTACCAAGAGACACTCAACTACCTGTTCAGCCAACTGCCAATGTACCAGCGGCAAGGTGCACCAGCTTTCAAGAAAGACCTCACCAACACGCTCGCGCTTTGCGAACTGTTGGATAATCCGCAGCAGAAGTTCAAAAGCATTCACGTAGCGGGAACGAATGGAAAAGGTTCGGTTAGCCACATGCTGGCCTCAGTTTTCCAAGCTGCTGGCTACAGAGTCGGATTGTATACTTCGCCTCACTTAAAGGATTTCCGCGAGCGGATAAAGATCAATGGCGAGATGATCTCAGAGCAATCGGTCATTGATTTTGTAGAGAAATACAAAGCCGATTTTGAACGAATCAAACCTTCTTTTTTCGAGATGACCGTTGCTTTGGCTTTCGACCATTTTGCTAAGAATGAGGTTGATATTGCCATTATCGAGGTCGGTTTGGGCGGAAGACTGGACAGCACGAATGTCATCACGCCCGAACTTTCCGTCATTACCAATATTGGATACGATCATCAGCAGTTCTTAGGCGAAACACTGCCCGAAATAGCTGGAGAAAAAGCAGGAATCATTAAACCGAATGTTCCCGTTGTAATTGGAGAATTCCAACAGGAAGTTGCCGAAGTTTTCGAAGGAAAAGCACGACAAACCAATAGCCGTTTGCGTTTCGCGAACCGCGAATGGGAAATACGCAAACAGATTTTGGAAGACGACCAACTCGAAATGCACTTGCGCCACTATGACGGAATGGAATTGGAAGTTGTCAGCGAGCTTTCTGGTCCGCATCAAGCCAAGAATCTTATTACAGCACTTGAAGTAGTAAGAACACTTTCCGATGCTGGTTGGAACGTGACAAGAGAGCATTTCAAAAAAGGAATTAACTCCGTTGTAAAGCAAACTGGTCTTCGCGGTCGTTGGCAGGTTTTGCAGCGCAATCCGTTGGTCATTGCCGACACCGCACACAACAGAGAGGGTTTGGAACCCAATCTCAAGCGCCTACTCTCAAATCGAAAACCCGATCAACTCCATTTTGTGTGGGGAATGGTGAACGACAAGGACGTTTCGAAAACCCTCGTAATGCTACCAAAAGAAGCAACCTATTATTTCTGCAAACCAGATGTGCCGCGCGGTTTAGATGTGGTCATTCTATCCGAAAAAGCAACCGAACTCGGATTGAAGCACACCTCCTACTCTACCGTTCAAGAAGCGTTGGAATCTGCAAAATCTAAAGCCAAAACAGAAGACATTATTTACGTTGGCGGAAGTACGTTTGTGGTGGCCGAGGTGGTTTGA
- a CDS encoding biopolymer transporter ExbD yields the protein MGLRTRNKVDPTFNMSSMTDIVFLLLIFFMLTSTLVTTNALDLVLPSSKSKSVKKQTISVSINKSLVHKVDNETVSPESMEYVIKQHLKDAMAKNEASEPVIVLGVEKGVPIEYAVKVMDIAYQNQYKIVLATKPE from the coding sequence ATGGGATTGCGAACAAGAAATAAGGTCGATCCAACGTTCAACATGTCGTCCATGACTGACATCGTGTTCCTGTTGCTGATATTCTTCATGCTTACTTCCACACTGGTTACCACCAACGCGTTGGACCTCGTGCTGCCAAGCAGCAAATCGAAGTCGGTGAAGAAGCAGACCATCTCTGTTTCAATCAACAAATCGTTGGTTCACAAGGTGGATAATGAAACCGTTAGTCCTGAATCTATGGAATACGTGATCAAACAACATCTAAAGGATGCCATGGCGAAAAATGAGGCTTCAGAGCCTGTGATTGTTTTGGGTGTTGAGAAAGGTGTTCCGATCGAGTACGCGGTGAAAGTGATGGACATTGCTTACCAGAACCAATACAAGATCGTCCTGGCCACAAAACCAGAGTAA
- a CDS encoding anhydro-N-acetylmuramic acid kinase has translation MKLSRITAIGIMSGTSLDGLDLCLAEFDFDGKWGFRIIHADCVNYNEHWRKKLATAHNLSDEELRQLHVEFGQFIGENVNSFLQKNQLAKPELVCSHGHTVFHQPENVITVQIGDGRIIADITGITCVNDFRSLDVSLGGQGAPLVPVGDELLFSEFDACLNLGGFSNISFKEDGERRAFDICPVNIVLNELANRLGHPFDHNGELARSGKLNEALLDRLNSLDLYKEDIRPSLAREWVETVVTPLLKESSLTEVDLMRTFVEHVAIQIARVVERKAPGGRVLVTGGGAYNSFLMERMNAYCLADLIIPDKQTIEFKEALIFAFLGVLRVNDETNVLRSVTGASRDSCSGTVYQPTI, from the coding sequence ATGAAACTCAGTCGCATCACAGCTATTGGAATCATGTCGGGTACATCGCTTGACGGCCTCGATCTATGTTTGGCTGAGTTCGATTTCGATGGAAAATGGGGTTTCAGAATCATCCACGCTGATTGCGTGAATTACAATGAACATTGGCGAAAGAAACTCGCCACGGCACATAATCTGTCTGATGAAGAACTGCGACAATTGCATGTTGAGTTTGGCCAATTCATTGGAGAAAATGTGAACTCATTTCTGCAAAAGAATCAACTGGCAAAACCGGAACTTGTTTGCTCGCACGGCCACACGGTTTTTCATCAGCCTGAAAACGTAATCACCGTTCAAATTGGTGATGGACGAATCATTGCTGACATTACAGGAATTACCTGCGTAAATGATTTCCGTTCACTGGATGTTTCGTTGGGCGGACAAGGCGCGCCACTCGTTCCAGTTGGAGATGAATTGCTCTTTTCTGAATTTGATGCGTGCCTGAATTTGGGCGGTTTTTCCAACATCAGTTTTAAGGAAGATGGCGAAAGACGTGCATTCGACATTTGCCCTGTGAATATCGTTCTGAATGAACTGGCAAACCGACTTGGCCATCCGTTTGACCACAACGGAGAACTCGCCCGATCAGGAAAACTGAACGAAGCACTTCTTGACCGACTGAACAGTCTCGACCTCTATAAAGAGGATATCCGTCCATCGTTAGCGCGCGAATGGGTTGAAACTGTCGTCACCCCACTCTTAAAGGAATCCAGTCTAACTGAAGTGGATCTGATGCGAACATTTGTGGAACATGTCGCGATTCAGATCGCTCGCGTGGTTGAAAGAAAGGCACCAGGCGGAAGGGTTCTGGTAACTGGCGGTGGCGCGTACAACTCATTCTTGATGGAAAGAATGAACGCCTACTGTTTGGCCGATCTCATCATCCCCGACAAGCAGACCATTGAGTTTAAGGAAGCGTTGATCTTCGCTTTCTTGGGCGTTCTTCGAGTAAATGATGAGACAAATGTGCTTCGTTCCGTGACGGGCGCTTCGCGCGATTCGTGTTCGGGAACCGTTTATCAACCAACAATTTAA
- a CDS encoding sodium:proton antiporter yields MEIVLTAIFVLGYLAITLEHSLKVDKLIPALSMMALLWAVIALAHVPVFEIEDGLVPVHMDDMLLHHLAKTAEILVFLMGAMTIVEITDHFNGFGAIKQFVKTKKKTTLLWIMGILSFVLSAVIDNLTATIVLVTILKKLVDKQEDRMWYAGLIIIGANAGGAWSPIGDVTTTMLWIGNKVTSAKLIEHLLLPSFLCMAVPTFIATLLPVFKGDLQVPESDADEKPADLSMLLLGLGAIVFVPVFKTITHLPPYIGMMLGLAVVATVAEIRSHLAFTMSDAVTHHSPVHKSLSRIEMPSILFFLGILMAVAALESAGMIFELGESVRNAIPDDIFVVLLGVGSAIIDNVPLVAASMGMFQLPTDHHIWHFIAFSAGTGGSMLIIGSAAGVVAMGMERISFVWYLKKIAWMAAVGFLVGCGVFMLLVDFLFGV; encoded by the coding sequence ATGGAAATCGTTCTTACCGCAATTTTTGTTCTCGGCTATCTGGCCATTACACTCGAACACTCGCTTAAAGTTGACAAGCTCATCCCGGCACTGAGCATGATGGCACTGCTTTGGGCGGTGATAGCGTTGGCGCACGTTCCCGTTTTTGAAATCGAAGATGGCCTTGTACCTGTTCACATGGACGATATGCTGTTGCACCATCTTGCCAAAACAGCCGAAATCCTGGTGTTCCTGATGGGTGCCATGACCATTGTTGAGATCACCGACCACTTTAACGGTTTCGGTGCCATCAAGCAATTTGTGAAGACGAAAAAGAAGACCACGCTGCTGTGGATCATGGGAATCCTTTCGTTCGTGCTTTCTGCAGTGATCGACAACCTTACAGCGACTATCGTACTCGTAACCATCCTTAAGAAACTCGTTGACAAACAGGAAGACCGCATGTGGTACGCAGGTCTTATCATCATCGGTGCGAATGCTGGAGGTGCTTGGTCACCTATTGGCGATGTGACCACCACCATGCTCTGGATCGGCAACAAGGTGACGAGTGCCAAACTGATCGAGCATCTGTTGTTGCCATCATTCCTATGCATGGCGGTTCCAACGTTCATCGCCACGCTGCTTCCTGTTTTCAAAGGCGATTTGCAAGTTCCAGAATCGGATGCCGATGAAAAACCAGCTGACCTTAGCATGTTGCTTTTGGGATTGGGCGCCATTGTATTTGTTCCGGTCTTCAAAACGATTACACACCTGCCTCCTTACATTGGCATGATGCTCGGACTGGCCGTTGTTGCCACGGTTGCAGAAATCAGAAGTCATTTGGCCTTTACCATGTCTGACGCTGTGACGCACCACAGCCCGGTTCACAAGTCGCTTTCACGCATCGAAATGCCAAGTATCCTTTTCTTCCTCGGTATTCTGATGGCGGTGGCTGCGCTGGAAAGTGCAGGAATGATCTTCGAACTTGGTGAGAGTGTGCGAAACGCTATTCCAGACGACATTTTCGTAGTGCTCCTTGGAGTTGGTTCGGCCATTATCGATAACGTTCCGTTGGTAGCTGCCAGCATGGGAATGTTCCAGTTGCCAACGGATCACCACATTTGGCATTTCATTGCCTTCTCAGCAGGGACAGGCGGAAGTATGCTCATCATCGGTTCTGCTGCGGGCGTTGTGGCCATGGGAATGGAGCGCATCAGCTTCGTATGGTATCTGAAAAAGATCGCGTGGATGGCCGCTGTCGGGTTCTTGGTAGGCTGTGGTGTTTTCATGCTACTGGTTGATTTCCTTTTCGGAGTCTGA
- the murF gene encoding UDP-N-acetylmuramoyl-tripeptide--D-alanyl-D-alanine ligase, with protein sequence MEISELHHLYKEHPVISTDSRKITEGCIYFALKGETFDGNAFAVDSLQKGAAYAVVDDAYLPDVKGLIKVQNGLKTLQDLSSYHRHQFDIPVIGITGSNGKTTTKELMHSVLSQKFSVLATAGNFNNHIGVPLTLFRLRPEHEIAIIEMGASKQGDIKELCDIADPNYALITNIGKAHLETMGGLEGVLKTKTELFDHIRKHGGKLLVHSCDKLLMQNASKDASFLYGALPTDDVQGQIVRDGNLVSVQWKRKVNEGTLDDAPVVKTNLTGTYNLPNIMAAVATGIVFGLTDEEIARGISSYEPSNNRSEVRKKGSNTFILDAYNANPSSMEVAINNLVGSEGENHSVILGEMLEVGPTSEEEHRNICERLTSLKLKTVCLVGKEFNQFKNDFPFHFFENVDLLNEWLKDHPFDNETVLIKGSRGNKLEKAAELLLA encoded by the coding sequence ATGGAAATTTCCGAACTACACCATTTATATAAGGAACATCCGGTCATTTCAACGGACAGCCGTAAAATCACCGAAGGGTGCATCTATTTCGCGTTGAAGGGAGAAACGTTTGATGGAAATGCTTTCGCTGTGGACAGTTTGCAAAAGGGCGCAGCTTATGCGGTGGTTGACGATGCTTACCTGCCAGATGTCAAAGGCCTCATCAAAGTTCAGAACGGACTGAAGACCCTACAAGACCTATCCTCTTACCATCGACATCAATTCGATATTCCCGTTATCGGAATTACAGGTTCAAATGGCAAAACCACCACAAAGGAATTGATGCATTCGGTATTGAGTCAAAAGTTCAGCGTGCTGGCGACTGCGGGGAATTTCAATAATCACATCGGAGTGCCACTTACGTTATTTCGTTTAAGGCCTGAGCATGAAATTGCCATTATTGAAATGGGCGCCAGCAAGCAAGGCGACATCAAAGAACTGTGTGACATTGCCGATCCGAACTATGCGCTCATCACCAACATTGGGAAGGCACATTTGGAAACAATGGGTGGTTTGGAAGGTGTGCTGAAGACCAAAACGGAACTGTTCGACCACATTAGAAAGCATGGTGGCAAACTGCTGGTGCACAGTTGCGATAAACTGTTGATGCAGAATGCCAGCAAAGATGCCTCATTCCTGTACGGAGCATTGCCAACAGATGATGTTCAAGGTCAGATTGTACGCGATGGAAACCTTGTCTCTGTGCAATGGAAACGAAAGGTGAATGAAGGAACATTGGATGATGCGCCAGTTGTTAAAACCAACCTTACTGGAACTTACAACCTTCCAAATATAATGGCGGCTGTTGCGACTGGAATCGTTTTCGGTCTGACCGATGAAGAAATAGCCAGAGGCATTTCCAGCTACGAGCCTTCGAACAACCGTTCGGAGGTTCGAAAAAAAGGAAGCAATACATTCATACTTGACGCCTACAATGCCAACCCGAGCAGTATGGAAGTGGCCATCAACAATTTAGTTGGTTCGGAAGGTGAGAACCATTCGGTGATTTTGGGCGAAATGCTTGAAGTTGGTCCGACAAGCGAAGAAGAGCATCGCAACATCTGCGAACGCTTGACTTCATTGAAGTTGAAAACAGTCTGTCTGGTCGGAAAGGAATTCAATCAGTTCAAAAACGATTTTCCATTCCATTTCTTCGAAAATGTAGATCTATTGAACGAATGGTTGAAAGACCATCCGTTTGATAACGAAACCGTCCTAATCAAAGGTTCGCGAGGAAATAAACTGGAAAAAGCAGCGGAACTGCTTCTTGCTTAG
- a CDS encoding MotA/TolQ/ExbB proton channel family protein, which translates to MAQGTVEVPEQAGEEKTLSILELMTSGGLGGQIIMLALLVLSVIAIYIFVERFLTIRKAGEEDATFMSALKDSISKSDLSTAKALCIKTDSPVARMLEKGISRIGRPLHDITEAVENVGKLETYKLEKNLATLATISGAAPMIGFLGTVIGMILAFHEMANAGGQVNVEMLAGGIYTAMTTTVAGLVVGIMAYLGYNILVAKVEKVVFKMEARSTEFIDLLHEPA; encoded by the coding sequence ATGGCGCAAGGAACCGTAGAAGTTCCAGAACAGGCGGGAGAAGAAAAAACGCTATCGATACTGGAGCTGATGACCTCTGGCGGATTGGGCGGCCAGATAATTATGCTTGCGCTGCTCGTGCTGAGCGTAATTGCCATCTACATTTTTGTGGAACGATTCCTCACCATTCGCAAGGCGGGAGAAGAGGACGCTACCTTTATGAGCGCGCTGAAAGACAGCATTAGCAAGAGCGATCTTTCTACCGCCAAAGCGCTTTGCATTAAGACGGATAGCCCTGTTGCGCGTATGCTCGAAAAAGGGATTTCACGTATTGGCCGACCGCTGCACGACATTACGGAAGCCGTTGAAAACGTGGGCAAACTGGAAACCTACAAATTGGAGAAGAACCTGGCCACGTTGGCTACCATTTCGGGTGCCGCGCCAATGATCGGTTTCCTTGGAACGGTTATCGGGATGATCCTCGCTTTCCACGAAATGGCAAATGCTGGCGGACAGGTGAATGTGGAAATGCTGGCAGGCGGTATTTACACGGCCATGACAACCACGGTTGCGGGTCTTGTAGTGGGAATTATGGCGTACTTGGGTTACAACATCCTTGTGGCCAAGGTGGAGAAAGTGGTTTTCAAGATGGAAGCGCGCTCTACTGAGTTCATCGACCTGCTGCACGAGCCAGCATGA
- the dcm gene encoding DNA (cytosine-5-)-methyltransferase, with product MSIRVVELFAGVGGFRLGLEQASSEFNVVWSNQWEPSTKKQHASLVYESRWPNANHTNANIEEIVEHDFEQIPDHDLLVGGFPCQDYSVATTLRNSKGLRGKKGVLWWSIEAILRRKGSDCPKYLMLENVDRLLISPKSQRGRDFAIMLSSLNALGYAVEWRVINAAEYGMPQRRRRIFILGYHRSTEIYKQIKAAKTEWLTKTGVVATEFPVKETSQKPFSDKLESDLTTISDEFNKDGKLSPFQNTGLMIDGQFWTLKTESDYKGEEKVLEEVLVPNSEVPKEFFISKAELKSWEFQKGAKKIERTNSSGHTYSYAEGGMNFPDLLNKPSRTIITGEGGKTPSRFKHVVLKDGKYRRLVPKELERLNMFPDDHTKLEGITDQKRAFFMGNALVVGIVERLGRQLAARIS from the coding sequence ATGAGCATCAGGGTTGTTGAGCTTTTTGCGGGTGTTGGTGGTTTCCGATTGGGATTGGAACAGGCCAGTTCCGAATTCAATGTGGTTTGGAGCAACCAATGGGAACCGAGCACCAAAAAGCAACATGCCAGTTTGGTTTACGAAAGCCGTTGGCCGAATGCCAATCACACAAATGCCAACATTGAGGAGATCGTTGAACACGATTTTGAGCAGATTCCAGACCATGACCTTTTGGTCGGAGGATTTCCATGCCAGGATTATTCGGTAGCAACAACACTAAGAAACTCAAAAGGATTGCGAGGTAAGAAAGGTGTGCTTTGGTGGAGTATTGAAGCCATTTTGCGCAGGAAAGGAAGTGATTGTCCGAAGTATTTGATGCTTGAAAACGTGGATCGCCTGTTGATTTCGCCCAAATCGCAACGTGGTCGTGATTTTGCCATTATGCTTTCATCATTGAATGCGTTGGGTTATGCGGTTGAATGGCGTGTGATCAATGCCGCTGAATACGGAATGCCGCAGCGAAGAAGACGGATTTTCATCCTTGGCTATCACCGTTCGACTGAAATTTACAAGCAGATAAAAGCCGCCAAAACCGAATGGTTGACCAAAACTGGAGTGGTTGCAACTGAATTTCCTGTGAAAGAAACCTCGCAGAAACCGTTTTCGGATAAACTTGAATCTGACCTGACAACGATTTCTGATGAGTTCAATAAAGACGGAAAACTATCTCCGTTTCAGAATACGGGTTTAATGATTGATGGTCAGTTTTGGACGCTGAAAACTGAAAGCGATTATAAAGGAGAAGAAAAGGTTCTGGAAGAAGTTCTTGTTCCGAATTCTGAAGTTCCGAAGGAGTTTTTCATCAGTAAGGCTGAACTGAAAAGTTGGGAGTTCCAGAAAGGTGCCAAGAAGATTGAGCGTACCAACAGCAGCGGCCACACCTATTCGTATGCGGAAGGTGGAATGAACTTCCCTGACCTGTTAAATAAACCATCTCGCACCATCATTACAGGCGAAGGCGGCAAAACGCCATCACGGTTTAAACATGTGGTACTGAAAGACGGCAAATACCGCAGACTTGTACCAAAAGAGTTGGAGCGACTCAATATGTTCCCAGACGACCACACCAAACTGGAAGGAATTACTGACCAAAAGCGCGCATTCTTTATGGGAAATGCGCTGGTTGTTGGAATTGTGGAGAGGCTTGGGCGTCAACTGGCAGCGCGGATTAGTTAA